One stretch of Chloroflexota bacterium DNA includes these proteins:
- a CDS encoding peptide ABC transporter substrate-binding protein, protein MLGRSAILTVVVVFLASCGPGGTRSGSGDATGPAPASTGQDRTVTMAVRYEPPTLLPKAGSGLTSGAVRPFNAELFIIDGDGVTKPYLAASLPQLNSDAWRVEPDGRMEVTYQLKPGLTWHDGQPLTADDFAFAYRVYANPASGMFPPTPQNLMDSVEVRDPQTFVISWNKPYPDAANLAFGDFEPLPRHILEGPFRAVEQDPNQQDSFRTNPFFAGAYVGAGPYRLERWEPGTELVGVAFDGHALGRARINRFVVRVMPDENAVLSNLLAGHVTIGGDFTLRYEHGKALKADWDASKRGIVKNETSSLNHILVQFRPDYLKVPALLDLRVRRALAYSIDRDGLNEGIFDGNAVMTETGITHDARYFPELDKAMTHYPYDPRRTEQLMNEAGFTKDAQGKFASASGERFSPEFIVEQGTVFERMLALMTETWGRAGIEVQPGVLPTTAMRSNEARATFSALYAPSTGPGERTLQIHSSGQIGSPANGWIGGNRGGWSNPEYDRLFDLYSTTLERSERDKWVIEMVKLYSEQLPAYYTYFNIGVLAYQADLKGPAAGSVDRLPYWNVYEWEFAST, encoded by the coding sequence ATGCTCGGGCGAAGCGCAATCCTCACGGTCGTCGTCGTCTTCCTCGCGTCCTGCGGGCCGGGCGGTACGCGATCCGGCAGCGGAGACGCGACCGGGCCGGCACCGGCATCGACGGGGCAGGACCGCACGGTCACCATGGCCGTCCGGTACGAGCCTCCCACGCTGCTGCCCAAGGCCGGCTCCGGCCTCACCTCCGGCGCGGTGCGCCCCTTCAACGCCGAGTTGTTCATCATCGACGGCGACGGAGTGACGAAGCCGTACCTTGCCGCCTCGCTGCCGCAGCTCAACTCCGACGCGTGGCGCGTGGAGCCGGACGGACGCATGGAGGTGACGTACCAGCTCAAGCCCGGGCTCACCTGGCACGATGGCCAGCCCCTGACGGCCGACGATTTCGCCTTCGCGTACCGGGTGTACGCGAACCCCGCCTCGGGCATGTTTCCGCCTACACCCCAGAACCTAATGGACAGCGTGGAGGTCCGAGACCCCCAGACGTTCGTGATCTCGTGGAACAAGCCCTACCCCGACGCCGCGAACCTCGCGTTCGGCGACTTCGAGCCGCTGCCCCGCCACATCCTCGAAGGCCCGTTTCGCGCCGTCGAGCAAGACCCCAACCAGCAGGACAGCTTTCGCACGAATCCCTTTTTTGCCGGCGCGTACGTGGGCGCTGGCCCGTATCGCCTCGAGCGATGGGAGCCAGGCACGGAGCTGGTCGGCGTCGCATTCGATGGCCACGCCCTCGGTCGGGCCCGGATCAACCGTTTCGTCGTGCGCGTCATGCCCGACGAGAACGCCGTCCTCTCTAACCTTCTGGCCGGCCACGTCACCATCGGGGGCGACTTCACCCTCCGGTATGAGCACGGAAAGGCGTTGAAGGCCGACTGGGACGCATCCAAGCGCGGCATCGTGAAGAATGAGACCAGCTCCCTCAACCACATCTTGGTCCAATTCCGTCCCGATTACCTGAAGGTACCCGCCCTGCTGGACCTGCGAGTCCGGCGCGCCCTCGCGTACTCCATCGATCGAGACGGGCTGAACGAGGGCATTTTCGACGGAAACGCCGTGATGACCGAGACCGGGATCACCCATGACGCACGGTATTTCCCGGAGCTCGACAAGGCGATGACCCACTACCCCTACGATCCCCGGCGCACGGAGCAGCTCATGAACGAGGCCGGTTTCACGAAAGACGCGCAGGGCAAGTTCGCCAGTGCGAGCGGAGAGCGCTTCTCGCCCGAGTTCATCGTCGAGCAGGGCACCGTGTTCGAGCGCATGCTCGCGCTTATGACGGAAACGTGGGGCCGGGCAGGGATCGAGGTGCAGCCGGGCGTCCTCCCCACCACGGCGATGCGGAGCAATGAAGCGCGGGCCACGTTCTCCGCCCTCTATGCGCCGTCCACGGGACCGGGAGAACGAACCCTTCAGATTCACTCCAGCGGACAGATCGGCTCGCCCGCCAACGGCTGGATCGGCGGAAACCGTGGCGGGTGGTCGAACCCGGAATACGATCGCCTCTTCGATCTGTACAGCACAACCCTCGAGCGAAGCGAGCGCGACAAGTGGGTCATCGAGATGGTGAAGCTCTACAGCGAGCAGCTTCCCGCCTACTACACGTATTTCAACATCGGCGTGCTGGCCTATCAGGCGGACCTGAAGGGGCCTGCGGCCGGTAGCGTCGACCGCCTCCCCTACTGGAACGTGTACGAATGGGAGTTCGCATCGACGTAA
- a CDS encoding NPCBM/NEW2 domain-containing protein, which produces MSPRAVGLLALGVMIALALIPLLADAQTPTVNPWVPEQPTWTAVPTATLIADNRITSTPSAYALGAFSSGLATATPRPTGQPSPPDATPSQANPTTGDAAAAPPPSGSSYLSDLTWASVANGYGPAERDMSNGEDAAGDGGPITLNGVTYAKGIGVNAPSEIVYDLGGACATFVSDIGVDDDVRDRGSVVFEVWVDGSRRSVSPTMTGASPTNQVTVDLKGARALRLVVSDGGDGNAYDHADWAGAQVACGADQAAPLPMGVAPASQSSGSGASAASADAGAAAQNAAPPGAQQAAQIAQPPMQAMLVIESPEADADLVAGEQASITGWAVDPTGPGTGVTSVDVYLDELSDDGLVGAADYGLARQDVASTYSRPDWANAGFAMEWTLPDGSDGPHTLWVVAHSAHGTWIVGSVDVGIQSEQEAADSSLAGP; this is translated from the coding sequence ATGAGCCCGCGAGCGGTCGGCCTGCTCGCGCTCGGGGTGATGATCGCCCTCGCGCTCATTCCGCTGCTCGCCGATGCGCAGACGCCGACCGTAAACCCCTGGGTTCCGGAGCAGCCCACCTGGACCGCTGTCCCGACCGCTACCTTGATCGCCGATAACCGGATCACCAGCACGCCGAGCGCGTACGCGCTGGGGGCCTTCTCGAGCGGGCTCGCCACGGCGACGCCGCGCCCAACGGGTCAACCGTCGCCACCGGACGCGACGCCATCCCAGGCGAACCCAACGACGGGAGACGCGGCAGCCGCGCCGCCACCATCTGGCTCGTCGTACCTGAGCGACCTGACCTGGGCGTCGGTTGCGAACGGGTACGGCCCCGCCGAGCGCGACATGAGCAACGGAGAGGACGCCGCTGGAGACGGGGGCCCGATCACGCTGAACGGCGTTACGTACGCCAAGGGGATCGGCGTGAACGCGCCCTCGGAGATCGTGTACGACCTTGGCGGGGCGTGCGCGACGTTCGTGTCGGACATCGGCGTCGACGACGATGTCCGAGACCGCGGGTCCGTCGTGTTCGAGGTGTGGGTCGACGGGAGCCGTCGCTCCGTGAGCCCGACGATGACCGGCGCGAGCCCGACAAATCAGGTCACCGTTGACCTCAAGGGCGCCCGCGCGCTGCGTCTCGTTGTGAGCGACGGCGGGGATGGAAACGCCTACGACCACGCCGACTGGGCAGGGGCGCAAGTCGCCTGCGGCGCGGACCAAGCAGCCCCGCTGCCGATGGGTGTGGCGCCCGCGAGCCAGTCGTCGGGTTCGGGAGCGAGCGCCGCCTCCGCGGACGCGGGCGCGGCCGCGCAGAACGCGGCGCCCCCGGGCGCGCAGCAGGCGGCTCAGATCGCCCAGCCCCCCATGCAGGCGATGCTCGTCATCGAATCACCGGAAGCGGACGCGGATCTCGTCGCCGGGGAACAGGCGTCCATCACCGGATGGGCGGTGGACCCCACTGGCCCGGGCACGGGCGTCACGAGCGTGGACGTTTATCTCGATGAGCTGAGCGACGATGGGCTCGTCGGCGCGGCCGACTATGGCTTGGCCCGGCAGGACGTCGCGAGCACGTACAGCCGGCCGGACTGGGCGAACGCCGGATTCGCCATGGAGTGGACGCTCCCCGACGGAAGCGACGGGCCCCACACGCTTTGGGTCGTGGCGCACTCAGCGCACGGGACGTGGATCGTCGGAAGCGTCGACGTCGGCATTCAATCGGAACAGGAGGCCGCGGACTCCTCGCTCGCCGGTCCGTGA
- a CDS encoding MmgE/PrpD family protein: protein MGATESQFASFVRTFPTEKIPAEIMHLAKRCLMNYAGVALFGSRDPSVNVLLDLFEDQGGNRQATIIGKAVRVSLLDAALANGYSGHVEDYDDTHPTVIHPSSPIYPSALAVAERVTTSGNDLLAAYVLGVEVACRVGNLLVAHFRDGADFWHITNTCGVLGAAAAAGRLLKLTEQQLVWAFAVAGTQASGVREVFGSDCKPFHAGRAAQNGLLAALLVQRGFTGTDNIFTGPRGFLGAMAKGYDLAELTQDLGGHWELPANGLKPYACGAGNHAFIDAALALREKPGVRPETIASIHGSVRQFAPNLVRYQHPVSALDTKFSYFHAIAVALVDGAALPDQFNDAKAHDPVIHSVRDKITVSEDPALPRHAAVVTMTLSDGTTYTQRIDHPTGTAENPLSDAQVEEKFRGLARSVLPAERVDRAVEQLWTFERVGDVRDFLSMLALREGELVAPSR from the coding sequence ATGGGCGCAACGGAATCGCAGTTTGCATCGTTTGTAAGAACCTTCCCTACCGAAAAGATCCCAGCAGAGATCATGCACCTCGCAAAACGGTGCCTGATGAACTACGCTGGCGTCGCTCTTTTTGGCTCGCGCGACCCGTCCGTCAACGTCCTGCTGGACCTGTTCGAGGATCAGGGCGGGAACCGTCAGGCCACGATCATCGGGAAGGCGGTTCGGGTGAGCCTTCTCGACGCTGCCCTCGCCAACGGGTACAGCGGGCACGTGGAGGACTACGACGATACGCACCCGACGGTCATCCACCCGTCGTCGCCCATCTATCCTTCGGCGCTGGCCGTGGCCGAGCGCGTGACCACGTCCGGCAACGACCTCCTCGCGGCGTATGTCCTGGGCGTAGAGGTCGCGTGTCGGGTCGGGAACCTGCTCGTGGCCCACTTCCGCGACGGGGCGGACTTCTGGCATATCACCAATACGTGCGGCGTGCTTGGCGCCGCCGCCGCCGCCGGTCGGCTGCTGAAGTTGACCGAGCAACAGCTCGTGTGGGCCTTTGCCGTCGCCGGAACGCAGGCGTCCGGTGTGCGGGAGGTCTTTGGCTCCGACTGCAAGCCCTTCCATGCCGGCCGCGCCGCGCAGAATGGGCTCCTGGCCGCCCTCCTCGTCCAGCGGGGGTTCACCGGCACAGACAACATCTTCACGGGGCCGAGGGGGTTTCTCGGCGCCATGGCGAAAGGCTACGATCTGGCCGAGCTGACTCAGGACCTGGGGGGCCATTGGGAGCTGCCTGCGAATGGGCTGAAACCCTACGCGTGCGGCGCGGGCAACCATGCCTTCATCGACGCTGCGCTGGCGCTCCGGGAGAAACCCGGCGTCCGACCCGAGACCATTGCCAGCATCCACGGCTCGGTGCGGCAATTCGCGCCGAATCTCGTGCGCTACCAGCACCCCGTTTCGGCGCTCGACACGAAGTTCTCCTACTTCCACGCGATCGCAGTTGCCCTGGTCGACGGCGCCGCGCTGCCCGATCAATTCAACGATGCGAAGGCCCACGACCCGGTGATCCATTCGGTCAGGGACAAGATCACGGTGAGCGAGGACCCAGCGCTCCCCCGACATGCCGCCGTCGTCACGATGACGCTTTCCGACGGCACAACCTATACCCAGCGGATCGACCACCCGACCGGCACGGCGGAGAATCCGCTCTCCGATGCGCAGGTGGAGGAGAAGTTCCGCGGGCTGGCGCGGTCTGTGCTGCCGGCCGAGCGGGTGGATCGTGCCGTGGAGCAGCTTTGGACGTTCGAGCGCGTGGGCGATGTGCGAGACTTCCTCTCGATGCTGGCGCTGCGCGAGGGCGAGCTGGTCGCGCCGTCGCGCTGA
- a CDS encoding peptide ABC transporter substrate-binding protein has product MTRLSAICWLALVVVVAAACAPEPSPTSSQATVQSAPKPTRALNVSIRTEPPTLAQKVLSSGVGTSFAFTQRAFNATLGLYDGQGLPQPYLAEALPQLDTDTWKTLPDGTMETTHRLKPNLTWHDGEPLTAEDFVFAWQVYSSPQVGIANVVPQSLIADVSAPDPRTVLIHWSGPYPKADVLPEDNLPPLPRHLLASAFERDPGGLATLPFWTTDYVSAGPFKLARWEPGASIEGSAFDGHALGKPKIDRIRIVFISDSNVALANLLSGDVDFATDSSIRFAEGQILQQQWGPQNGGTVLMRPGSYRGVFVQLRPDVASPRALLDVRVRRALAHGIDRVALNNGLFDGQGVMSDVPFISPRTSFYAEVDRAVAKYPRDPRASERLMSEAGFTKGGDGVFASAADGTLHFELNTLAGPYRDAEIATLASGWREIGFDFKESFMLPALAADNQARATFPSLFSYSTGAGEYSLASFTTSRIGTPDNRWIGPNRPGWSDPDFDRLSAAFASTIAPRERVALIAQMAKVMSEQLPTIPLMFELAAYAHNASVHGPNVDADEAVIGWNVQDWVLD; this is encoded by the coding sequence GTGACGCGACTTTCCGCGATATGCTGGCTTGCGCTCGTCGTGGTCGTCGCCGCGGCCTGCGCGCCGGAGCCCTCCCCTACCTCGTCTCAAGCGACAGTCCAGAGCGCGCCGAAACCCACCCGCGCGCTCAACGTCTCGATCCGAACTGAGCCCCCGACCCTTGCCCAGAAGGTCCTGTCCAGCGGGGTCGGGACTTCCTTCGCGTTCACGCAGCGAGCCTTCAACGCGACGCTCGGTTTGTACGACGGCCAGGGGCTCCCGCAGCCCTACCTGGCGGAAGCGCTTCCGCAACTGGACACCGACACGTGGAAGACGCTCCCCGACGGGACTATGGAGACCACCCATCGTCTAAAGCCCAACCTGACCTGGCACGATGGGGAGCCGCTCACGGCCGAGGATTTCGTCTTCGCGTGGCAGGTCTATTCCTCGCCGCAAGTTGGCATCGCAAACGTCGTACCCCAGAGTCTCATTGCGGACGTCAGCGCGCCCGACCCACGGACGGTGCTCATCCACTGGAGCGGCCCGTATCCGAAGGCAGACGTGCTGCCCGAGGACAACCTCCCACCGCTGCCGCGCCACCTTCTCGCAAGCGCTTTCGAGCGCGACCCCGGCGGGCTCGCGACTCTCCCATTCTGGACGACCGATTACGTGAGCGCCGGGCCGTTCAAGCTGGCGCGATGGGAGCCGGGCGCCTCCATCGAAGGGTCGGCCTTTGATGGCCATGCGCTCGGCAAGCCGAAGATCGATCGGATCCGAATCGTCTTCATCAGCGACTCGAACGTGGCGCTGGCGAACCTATTGTCTGGCGACGTCGACTTCGCGACCGACAGCTCGATCCGCTTCGCAGAGGGGCAGATCCTGCAGCAGCAGTGGGGCCCGCAGAACGGCGGTACGGTGCTCATGCGGCCGGGGAGCTACCGCGGCGTCTTCGTGCAGCTACGGCCGGACGTGGCCAGCCCGCGCGCCCTGCTCGACGTCCGCGTCCGGCGCGCGCTGGCGCACGGCATCGATCGCGTCGCCCTCAACAATGGGCTCTTCGACGGGCAGGGGGTGATGTCGGACGTGCCGTTCATTTCGCCACGGACGAGCTTCTACGCGGAGGTCGATCGGGCTGTCGCGAAATACCCGCGCGATCCGCGCGCCAGCGAGCGCCTCATGAGCGAGGCGGGGTTCACCAAGGGGGGCGACGGTGTTTTCGCATCCGCGGCAGATGGCACGCTCCACTTCGAGCTGAACACGCTGGCCGGCCCCTATCGCGACGCCGAAATCGCGACGCTGGCCAGCGGGTGGCGGGAAATCGGCTTCGACTTCAAGGAGTCCTTCATGCTGCCGGCTCTCGCCGCCGACAACCAGGCGCGAGCGACGTTCCCCAGCCTCTTCAGCTACTCGACGGGCGCGGGCGAGTACTCGCTCGCCTCCTTTACGACCTCGAGGATCGGGACGCCGGACAACCGGTGGATCGGGCCGAACCGCCCCGGCTGGAGCGATCCGGACTTCGATCGGCTCTCAGCGGCTTTCGCATCGACCATCGCTCCGAGGGAGCGGGTCGCGCTTATCGCGCAGATGGCGAAGGTCATGAGCGAGCAGCTTCCCACCATACCCCTCATGTTCGAGCTGGCGGCCTACGCCCACAATGCGTCCGTCCACGGCCCAAACGTCGACGCCGACGAGGCCGTGATCGGCTGGAATGTGCAGGATTGGGTGCTCGACTAG
- a CDS encoding alpha/beta hydrolase yields the protein MPYLRRGELSIYYETKGSGFPLLLLPPGGMNATIESWETSAFNPMEIFSREYWTITLDQRNAGRSTGPLDVDDPWGSYAQDHLNLMNHLGIGQFCVLGCCIGCSYALKLVERAPERVVCAVIEQPVGISEENREVLPNALAGRWAKDLLEQRPSLDPAQLDAFRQRMFGGDFVFSVSREFVRSCETPMLVMPGNNLDHPTAIGREIASLAPNSETLEDWRYPSDVVPNTVARIWKFLRAHPAA from the coding sequence GTGCCGTACTTGCGGCGCGGGGAGCTATCGATCTACTACGAAACCAAGGGGAGCGGCTTCCCCCTCTTGCTCCTGCCGCCCGGCGGAATGAATGCCACCATCGAGTCCTGGGAAACGTCGGCTTTCAACCCGATGGAGATCTTCTCGCGAGAGTACTGGACCATCACCCTCGATCAGCGAAACGCCGGGCGCTCAACCGGCCCGCTGGACGTCGACGATCCGTGGGGGAGCTACGCCCAGGACCACCTGAACCTGATGAACCATCTGGGCATCGGTCAATTTTGCGTCCTCGGCTGCTGCATCGGGTGCTCGTACGCGTTGAAGCTTGTCGAGCGCGCGCCGGAGCGCGTCGTCTGCGCGGTCATCGAGCAGCCGGTCGGCATCAGCGAAGAGAACCGGGAGGTCCTTCCGAACGCTTTAGCGGGGCGCTGGGCGAAGGACTTGCTGGAGCAGCGGCCGTCTCTGGACCCGGCGCAGCTCGATGCCTTTCGCCAACGGATGTTCGGCGGCGACTTCGTGTTCAGCGTAAGCCGCGAGTTCGTCCGCTCGTGCGAGACGCCGATGCTCGTCATGCCTGGCAATAACCTCGACCATCCCACCGCGATCGGCCGCGAGATCGCCTCTCTCGCGCCGAACTCGGAGACACTGGAAGACTGGCGGTACCCATCCGACGTCGTGCCGAATACCGTGGCGCGAATCTGGAAATTTCTCAGGGCGCATCCGGCGGCGTAA
- a CDS encoding amidohydrolase family protein: protein MKDGYRVWDTDTHVRPSLETLEPYYDPAFRERLPELEPYKRVNTRDAEGMIVGRHSYAFPEENPFRRTLGRSEHGVERPDAHYRGKRYASLGAIDDDADARVRDQDEEGVDVQLLIGGSSSAGPSKDVAIAVGFMRAYNRYLNDFCGRHPHRLKALLPIVPNAIEASVEEIKRWGKTSWAVGVYPNMANDTPLDHPDMEPIWQVADELGLAIIHHSHYSGPPWFPGYLDLWNSPFLGRSAAHPWGAMRAIGAFFGSGIMDRYRSLRFAILECGCGWLPFWMRRLGDQSTYVGGVASLQHNVEDYFTGGRFFSAIEMAEGEDMIQMVNQFMGTGVLMYASDYPHMECRFPESVSHFLGFETLTDETRRRLFWENPVRLLGEP from the coding sequence ATGAAGGACGGCTACAGGGTCTGGGACACTGACACCCATGTGCGGCCGTCGCTGGAAACGCTCGAACCGTACTACGATCCCGCGTTTCGAGAGAGATTACCCGAACTGGAGCCGTACAAGCGAGTCAACACGCGGGATGCCGAGGGGATGATCGTTGGACGCCACTCCTACGCGTTCCCGGAAGAGAACCCGTTTCGGCGGACCCTCGGACGGTCTGAGCACGGAGTGGAGCGGCCGGACGCCCACTACCGCGGCAAGCGGTACGCCAGCCTCGGGGCTATCGACGACGATGCGGACGCGCGGGTGCGCGACCAAGACGAGGAGGGCGTGGACGTCCAGCTCCTCATCGGTGGCTCGTCCAGCGCCGGTCCGTCGAAGGACGTCGCCATCGCCGTCGGCTTTATGCGCGCCTACAACCGCTACCTCAACGACTTCTGCGGGCGCCATCCCCATCGGCTGAAGGCGCTCCTTCCGATCGTGCCCAACGCCATCGAGGCATCGGTCGAGGAGATCAAGCGGTGGGGAAAGACTTCGTGGGCCGTCGGCGTGTATCCGAATATGGCGAATGACACCCCCCTCGACCATCCCGACATGGAGCCCATCTGGCAGGTCGCGGACGAGCTGGGGCTCGCCATCATCCACCACAGCCACTACAGCGGGCCGCCGTGGTTTCCTGGCTATCTCGACCTCTGGAACAGTCCGTTCCTCGGAAGGTCCGCCGCCCACCCGTGGGGCGCGATGCGCGCCATCGGCGCGTTCTTTGGCTCGGGGATCATGGACCGCTACCGGTCGCTGCGGTTCGCGATCCTGGAGTGTGGGTGCGGCTGGCTCCCATTCTGGATGCGTCGCCTGGGCGACCAGTCCACGTACGTGGGCGGCGTCGCATCTCTCCAGCACAACGTAGAGGACTACTTCACCGGCGGCCGCTTCTTCTCCGCTATCGAGATGGCCGAGGGCGAGGACATGATCCAGATGGTGAATCAGTTCATGGGCACTGGCGTCCTGATGTACGCGTCCGACTATCCCCACATGGAGTGCCGCTTCCCCGAATCCGTGAGCCACTTCCTCGGGTTCGAGACGCTGACGGACGAAACCCGTCGGCGGCTGTTCTGGGAGAACCCGGTGCGACTCCTCGGCGAGCCGTAG
- a CDS encoding alpha/beta hydrolase codes for MRRWLVPVGLASLGGLVGFRLASHARTLLLFAEMFPQVPIKPLRFLTRAPIHRSIRLADPPEGIVADLYLPRGGFHGVCPRAVPAVILCTGLKTQQRDRENLAHLAATLARLGYVAMWPRLEILDRGQSVLERPSTFVRAHQYLASVEQVDPGRISFVGFSVGSSVAFAAATDPKIADRVRALLFFGGYYDLPEYLLAVATGTTVCDGNILTWHADDGAVAHVRSILEQQSAPHLLRALSTRTREEALSEIDAAPPEELAPFRSANPADRVAKLKARIFILHDEGDHYVPYTESVALDRALGARPGKEFLITHLFEHTLPRAALARAATADVARLLAFLAELFRAL; via the coding sequence ATGAGACGCTGGCTGGTCCCCGTCGGCCTGGCGAGCCTCGGCGGCCTGGTGGGATTTCGGCTCGCGTCTCACGCACGCACACTGCTGCTGTTCGCGGAGATGTTTCCCCAGGTCCCAATCAAGCCGCTGCGTTTTTTGACGCGAGCGCCGATCCACCGCTCGATTCGGCTGGCAGACCCTCCGGAAGGAATCGTTGCCGACCTGTATTTGCCCCGTGGAGGGTTCCATGGAGTCTGCCCGCGTGCCGTCCCGGCGGTCATTCTCTGCACGGGACTCAAGACACAGCAGCGAGACCGCGAGAATCTTGCGCATCTGGCGGCCACGCTCGCGCGGCTCGGATACGTGGCCATGTGGCCGCGGCTGGAGATCCTCGACCGCGGCCAGTCGGTCCTGGAGCGGCCGTCCACCTTTGTGCGCGCGCACCAATACCTCGCGAGCGTGGAGCAGGTGGACCCGGGAAGGATCTCGTTCGTCGGGTTCTCTGTCGGCTCGTCGGTGGCGTTCGCGGCGGCGACCGATCCGAAGATCGCAGATCGGGTGCGCGCCCTCCTCTTCTTCGGTGGGTACTACGACCTGCCCGAGTACCTGCTAGCCGTTGCCACGGGAACCACCGTCTGCGATGGGAACATTTTGACGTGGCATGCCGACGACGGCGCCGTGGCGCACGTTCGGTCGATTCTCGAGCAGCAGAGCGCACCCCATCTCCTGCGCGCCCTATCGACGCGGACGCGTGAAGAGGCCTTGTCTGAGATCGACGCCGCACCTCCCGAGGAGCTGGCGCCATTTCGCTCGGCGAATCCCGCAGACCGGGTCGCGAAGCTCAAGGCGCGCATCTTCATCCTGCACGACGAGGGCGATCATTACGTCCCGTACACGGAGTCCGTGGCCCTCGATCGCGCGCTGGGCGCGCGACCGGGCAAGGAGTTTCTGATCACCCACCTCTTCGAGCACACCCTTCCTCGCGCGGCTCTGGCCCGGGCGGCGACCGCCGACGTGGCAAGGCTGTTGGCGTTCCTGGCGGAGCTGTTTCGCGCGCTTTGA
- a CDS encoding universal stress protein, whose product MIRKLLVPTDASPLSERAVPIAIEIAATHHAEIELVQVVQYLSWLDMGVGVEGYVDPTIYQEVMDALDEGARRNLQTLAARARGRGVPAEENLLHGSPGAALLEFEAESRPDLVVMATHGRTGLARFARGSVADLLVRQGTAPVLLVPSFGPQPTTLKRAVVPLDGSALAEEAVPMVEALALKPLTHAHLCQAVDSDEERHDAVEYLARMAGRLRLSGLDVTIGTAVGPAHEVIAMIADGTDVVIMATHGRGGYDRFRHGSVAERLLREVTQPILLVRAAEPRVEEKELVSAMLTAGS is encoded by the coding sequence ATGATTCGAAAGCTGCTCGTTCCGACTGACGCATCCCCCCTGAGCGAGCGCGCCGTCCCCATTGCCATAGAGATCGCTGCCACGCACCATGCAGAGATCGAGCTGGTTCAGGTCGTCCAGTACCTGTCGTGGCTCGACATGGGCGTTGGCGTGGAGGGCTACGTCGACCCGACCATCTACCAGGAAGTGATGGACGCGCTGGACGAGGGCGCAAGACGAAACCTGCAGACCCTGGCCGCCAGAGCGCGCGGCCGAGGGGTACCGGCCGAAGAGAACCTCCTGCACGGATCACCGGGCGCGGCCTTGCTCGAGTTCGAGGCGGAGAGCCGGCCCGATCTGGTCGTCATGGCGACCCACGGCCGAACCGGGCTGGCGCGATTCGCCCGGGGGAGCGTTGCGGATCTCTTGGTGCGCCAGGGCACCGCGCCCGTCCTCCTGGTGCCCTCTTTTGGTCCCCAACCCACGACCCTCAAGCGCGCCGTGGTCCCGTTGGACGGGTCCGCCCTCGCTGAGGAAGCGGTGCCCATGGTGGAAGCGCTGGCGCTGAAGCCCCTGACACACGCGCACCTCTGCCAGGCAGTGGACAGCGACGAGGAGCGGCACGACGCGGTCGAGTACCTGGCGCGCATGGCCGGACGCCTGCGTCTCAGCGGGCTGGACGTGACGATCGGCACCGCCGTCGGGCCAGCGCACGAAGTGATCGCCATGATTGCCGACGGGACGGACGTCGTGATCATGGCGACCCACGGACGTGGTGGATACGATCGCTTTCGCCACGGAAGCGTCGCCGAACGCTTGCTGCGAGAAGTGACGCAGCCGATCCTGCTCGTCCGCGCGGCCGAGCCCCGCGTCGAAGAGAAGGAGCTGGTGTCGGCGATGTTGACGGCCGGTTCCTGA